The DNA window ccagaTTCAGGAATTTCCCCCGGATTTGTTGTTGGAATGAAATCACCGTAGAATCCTCTGGTTCTGGGTTGGGATTCTCCAGATCGCTCAAATCTGAGTCCGGCTCAGGCTCTTCCTCTGGTTCCgggggtggcagtgggaagggctctgcaggaggaacatCAGTTCCTGGTGGGAGCAATCCCATCTGCACCTGGATCCAGGTGTGGAAGTGCTGGGTGGAGGTGAACACCCCGGGTCGCTTGGCCCCGGCACAGCCTCGGCCCCAGCTGGCCAGTCCCACCAGCCAGAAGTAGTCACCAACGTTGTCCTTGCAGACCAGAggtcccccgatgtccccctgCACCCAGAGAGAGgggtcaggggctgctgccattgctcttCCCATCCCGACCCCGCCAGAGCCGCGTTCCTGGCTGGATTCCCAtgggaaggctctgctctggggctgggggctccaggctggcagcaggatggggctggtTCAGGGTGGGCTCTCTCTCATCTCTGCACAGTCAGCAGGGTTGGGCAGGGAATGGATATTACAGGATATCCACACCTGGGCGTGCTGGGAGCACCAGGTGGGctctgtgggcagtggcaggccttggggacaaggggacactgggcagggacacacggaTGGGCAAGGGACAcatggatggggaagggaaactCATCAGTGGAAGGGCCCTTGGGATGGGAGGACACCGGGCAACgcccagccagtgccaggcCGTGTTTGGGacccctgtgctgggtgtcagggatgccatggggctgtgtttggggtccctgtgccccagaccCTGTGCCCACGCCCACACCTGGCAGGTGTCGATGCCGCCCCGCGGGTACCCCGCGCACAGGTCCTGGGGGTGCACGGCCCCCCCGTACCAGCGGCTGCTGTTGCAAAGCTGGACGTCCATGAGCTGCACCttggcctcctgcagcaccaggcgtGGGCTCCGGGCTGcgggcacagagggcactgaACACCCGGCACcggcctgggcacagccccttgcccagGGCCGGGCTGTGCCCCTGTCCCTCTCTGGCCCTGCCCAAGGCTCCGGGGCACGGCCCAGATGTGGCTCGGGCCTGCTTTGGCCTctgccccgggccggcccggccgtgtCCCTGTGGTTGCCAACCCCTCCTCAGCCCCGTGGGGCACTGACCGCTGCCCGGGGTGGCTCTCCAGCCCGCAATGTAGCAGGTTTTCAGctcgggcactgccagggagctgtcgggcacacagcccagctggatgtAGTCGCTGCACTCCACGGGCTGGTCCATCCTCAGGAGGTCAATGTTGCTCCTGGCCGTGGCGGCCACGTAGCCATTGTGCACCAGGATCTGCTTGATCTGGAACACCTCGGCCTTGTGGCCCGGCTTAGCCAGATCCGTGGCCCCGATCAGCACCTTCCAGTGGAAGACAGCAGTGGGAGGGCCATGGAGagtgacagggagcagaggcaggaccagggaatgcctgggctgtcccagcccagccattcGCAGCCTTCTTTGTCccgcagcagggaggggaggcagccgcggaacagcacagggtgctgcaagctgggcacctgtccctgccatggggacatccctgaccctgccttacggacattgctgtccctgccacagggacatccaggatcctgctgcggggtcatccctgtccctgctgtggggacatCTGTGACCTTTCATGGGCACATCCCTGATCCTCTTGTAGGGACATTCCTGATATTGTTGGgctctcatccctgtccctgtagggtcccatccctgtccctgctgggtcccaacactgttcctgctggggtcccatccctttccctgttgggatcccaacactgttcctgctgggatcccatctctgtccctgttgggatgccatccctttccctgttgggatcccatccctgtccctgctcctccttaccCTGCCCTAACCAAGCAGCTGGCCACTGTCAGCACTCACTGGGGGTGGATGAGTGCCCCCGAGCACATGTGCCACGTGCCATTGTCCAAGGTGGCCTGGATGCTGATGACACCAGGCCAGGCCCCTGGGtggaccccagtgccacccatgtCCTGCGAGGTGTCTTCgaaagaatcccaggatccataGTCAGAGTCCTGGGAATTTTCGGGAACCAGCGATCTGTGGTCGAAGGCCATGGGCCGGAGCCCGCAGGTGCCTCTGGAAGCACAAAGCCATCAATGCCCTGctcggggacagcagggacagggacccccaaggggctcctctgtgcccaggctgtgccagggaccccccgaatgtccctgagccccccgggGACACTGACCTGCACGTGTCCCAGGTGGCCCCCACGGCCCAGGTCAGGGCCAGCAGGACGAGCAGTCCCAGCAAAGCCATCGGTGCCAGCGCaggtggcagaggcaggaccGAGGTGTCACCTCTGGTGCCCAccgccctggcagtgcccatggtgCCACCAGGCCAGGCTGATGTTACACAGGGGCCGGTTCCATGTGTAGGGCATGGTGGCCTCAGGTAGGGCACAGgggggctcagagctgtggaaccctggaatggtttgggtgggagggaCCTGAAGGATCCCACTGGATCAGAGGGCATGTCCTGGATCCAGGGATCCCAGTCTCCTGGCACCCAGGGCACAgtgggggcagtgggatggggcagctcagagccaggagctggtaacacaggggacagctctgtgtggaagctgcagctcagggtggcacctgcagcagctccacaagacTCCAGGActcgcagctccagctgcccccattcctgtccctctcagagacttttcctgggattgggacacctgaggctctgctggaggagtcctgggctggagaagtttctccctctctccatctggcagtcccatcctcccctcccctccctggctgcctCCCATCTGCCCCCAACCTCactcatttttcccaaattgccccatctttgtttttcccaggagaCTGAACTGGACAACGTGGACAGCTGGAAACAGGAACAACTCTAATTCAAAGACAAACTGAGTTCACCGTTGGGGtgggcccagggctcagcacggacagggcacagcagccctgggcacgggggCTGCCTTGGGCACCACAGTCATGGCcccagctgggaatggttgccAGAACTGGAtcagctcatcctgctgctcaggttttctttcccttcaggaactgcaggagctccagcaccagaTTCAGGAATTTCCCCAGGATTTGTTGTTGGAATGAAATCACCGTAGAATCCTCTGGTTCTGGGTTGGGATTCTCCAGATCGCTCAAATCTGAGTCCGGCTCAGGCTCTTCCTCTGGTTCCgggggtggcagtgggaagggctctgcaggaggaacatCAGTTCCTGGTGGGAGCAATCCCATCTGCACCTGGATCCAGGTGTGGAAGTGCTGGGTGGAGGTGAACACCCCGGGTCGCTTGGCCCCGGCACAGCCTCGGCCCCAGCTGGCCAGTCCCACCAGCCAGAAGTAGTCACCAACGTTGTCCTTGCAGACCAGAggtcccccgatgtccccctgCACCCAGAGAGAGgggtcaggggctgctgccattgctcttCCCATCCCGACCCCGCCAGAGCCGCGTTCCTGGCTGGATTCCCAtgggaaggctctgctctggggctgggggctccaggctggcagcaggatggggctggtTCAGGGTGGGCTCTCTCTCATCTCTGCACAGTCAGCAGGGTTGGGCAGGGAATGGATATTACAGGATATCCACACCTGGGCGTGCTGGGAGCACCAGGTGGGctctgtgggcagtggcaggccttggggacaaggggacactgggcagggacacacggaTGGGCAAGGGACAcatggatggggaagggaaactCATCAGTGGAAGGGCCCTTGGGATGGGAGGACACCGGGCAACgcccagccagtgccaggcCGTGTTTGGGacccctgtgctgggtgtcagggattccatggggctgtgtttggggtccctgtgccccagaccCTGTGCCCACGCCCACACCTGGCAGGTGTCGATGCCGCCCCACGGGTACCCCGCGCACAGGTCCTGGGGGTGCACGGCCCCCCCGTACCAGCGGCTGCTGTTGCAAAGCTGGACGTCCATGAGCCGCACCttggcctcctgcagcaccaggcgtGGGCTCCGGGCTGcgggcacagagggcactgaGCACCCGGCACcggcctgggcacagccccttgcccagggccgggccgtgcccctGTCCCGCTCTGGCCCTGCCCAAGGCTCCGGGGCACGGCCCAGATGTGGCTCGGGCCTGCTTTGGCCTctgccccgggccggcccggccgtgtCCCTGTGGTTGCCAACCCCTCCTCAGCCCCGTGGGGCACTGACCGCTGCCCGGGGTGGCTCTCCAGCCCGCAATGTAGCAGGTTTTCAGctcgggcactgccagggagctgtcgggcacacagcccagctggatgtAGTCGCTGCACTCCATGGGCttgtccagctccagcagggcaaTGTTTCTCCTGGCCGTGGCAGAGTTGTAATTTTGGTGCAACAGGAGGGTCCGGATGTGGCGCAGCTCAGCCTCGGGGCCTGGCTGGCTCAGACCTGTGGCCCCGATCACCACTTCCCATCTTGATATGtccctgaggagcaggagatggagaaaggagTGACAGAGCAGAGTCAGGGACTGCAGTAGCGCCAttcccttcctgtgctggggacatccctgtgctgtgggGACATCGCTGTCACTGTTggtgtcccttccctgtccttgctgggatcccatccctgtccatgctgggatcccatccctgtccctgtagggaCCTCATCCCTGTTTTTGATGGGATCCCGACCCTGTTcttgctgggatcccatccttGTTCCTGCTGGtatcccatccctctccctgttGGGAtaccatccctgtccctgttgagtcccatccctgtccctgctgggtcccaacactgctcctgctgggatcccaacactgttccggctgggatcccatccctgtccctgtagggatcccatccctgtccctgttgggatatcatccctgtccctgctgggatcccatccctgtccctgttgggatccctTCCGTGTTTTtcctgggatcccatccctgtccctggaggcatctcatccctgttcctgctgggatcccatccctgtccctgttgggatcccatccctgtccctgttgggtcccaacactgttcctgctgggatcccatccctgtttttgctgggatcccatccctgtccctggaggcatctcatccctgtccctgatgggatcccatccctgtccctcttgggatcccatccctgtccctgctgggttcCAACacaattcctgctgggatcccaacCCTTTTcttgctgggatcccatccctgttcctgctgggatcccatccctgtccctattaggatcccattcctgtccctgttgagtcccatccctgtccctgctgggtcccaacactgctcctgctgggatcccaacactgttccggctgggatcccatccctgtccctgtagggatcccatccctgtccctgttgggatctcacccctgtccctgctgggtcccaacactgctcctgctgggatcccaacACTGTCCCTGtagggatcccatccctgtccctgttgggatctcacccctctccctgctgggatcccatccctgatCCTGCTGAGATCCCTTCCGTGTTtttgctgggatcccatccctgtccctggaggcatctcatccctgttcctgctgggatcacatccctgtccctgttgggatcccataCCTGTCCCTGTTGggtcccaacactgttcctgctggggtcccatccctgtttttcctgggatcccatccctgtccctgttgggatcccatacctgtccctgctgggtcccaacactgttcctgctgggatcccatccctgtccctgttgggatcccatccctgtcccagttgggatcccatccctgtccctgtagggtcccatccctttccctgctgggtcccaacactgttcctgctgggatcccatccctgtccctgttgggatcccaagACTGTTCCTGCTAggatcccatctctgtccctgttgggatgccatccctttccctgttgggatcccatccctgtccctgctcctccttaccCTGCCCTAACCAAGCAGCTGGCCACTGTCAGCACTCACTGGGGGTGGATGAGTGCCCCCGAGCACATGTGCCACGTGCCATTGTCCAAGGTGGCCTGGATGCTGATGACACCAGGCCAGGCCCCTGGGtggaccccagtgccacccatgtCCTGCGAGGTGTCTTCgaaagaatcccaggatccataGTCAGAGTCCTGGGAATTTTCGGGAACCAGCGATCTGTGGTCAAACGCCATGGGCCGGAGCCCGCAGGTGCCTCTGGAAGCACAAAGCCATCAATGCCCTGCtcggggacagtggggacagggacccccaaggggctcctctgtgcccaggctgtgccagggaccccccgaatgtccctgagccccccgggGACACTGACCTGCACGTGTCCCAGGTGGCCCCCACGGGCCAGGTCAGGGCCAGCAGGACGAGCAGTCCCAGCAAAGCCATCGGTGCCAGCGCAGGTGGCAGAGACAGGACCGAGGTGTCACCTCTGGTGCCCAccgccctggcagtgcccatggtgCCACCAGGCCAGGCTGATGTTAAATAGGGGCCGGTTCCATGTGTAGGGCATGGTGGCCTCAGGTAGGGCACAGgggggctcagagctgtggaaccctggaatggtttgggtgggagggaCCTGAAGGATCCCACTGGATCAGAGGGCATGTCCCGGATCCAGGGATCCCAGTGTCCTGGCACCGAGGGCACAgtgggggcagtgggatggggcaactcagagccaggagctggtaacacaggggacagctctgtgtggaagctgcagctcagggtggcacctgcagcagctccacaagacTCCAGGActcgcagctccagctgcccccattcctgtccctctcagagacttttcctgggattgggacacctgaggctctgctggaggagtcctgggctggagaagtttctccctctctccatctggtagtcccatcctcccctcccctccgtGGCTACCCCCCATCTCCCCCTAACCTCACTCATATTTCCCAAATTGCcccatctttgtttttcccaggagaCTGAACTGGACAACGTGGACAGCTGGAAACAGGAACAACTCTAATTCAAAGACAAACTGAGTTCACCGTTGGGGtgggcccagggctcagcacggacagggcacagcagccctgggcacgggggCTGCCTTGGGCACCACAGTCATGGCcccagctgggaatggttgccAGAACTGGATCCCGCtgctcaggttttctttcccttcaggaactgcaggagctccagcaccagaTTCAGGAATTTCCCCAGGATTTGTTGTTGGAATGAAATCACCGTAGAATCCTCTGGTTCTGGGTTGGGATTCTCCAGATCGCTCAAGTCTGAGTCCGGCCCAGGCTCTTCCTCTGGTTctgggggtggcagtgggaagggctctgcaggaggaacatCAGCTCCAGGTGGGAGCAATCCCATCTGCACCTGGATCCAGGTGTGGAAGTGCTGGGTGGAGGTGAACACCCCGGGTCGCTTGGCCCCGGCACAGCCTCGGCCCCAGCTGGCCAGTCCCACCAGCCAGAAGTAGTCACCAACGTTGTCCTTGCAGACCAGAggtcccccgatgtccccctgCACCCAGAGAGAGgggtcaggggctgctgccattgctcttcccatcccaaccccGCCAGAGCCGCGTTCCCGGCTGGATTCCCAtgggaaggctctgctctggggctgggggctccaggctggcagcaggatggggctggtTCAGGGTGGGCTCT is part of the Cinclus cinclus chromosome 4, bCinCin1.1, whole genome shotgun sequence genome and encodes:
- the LOC134043308 gene encoding LOW QUALITY PROTEIN: acrosin-like (The sequence of the model RefSeq protein was modified relative to this genomic sequence to represent the inferred CDS: substituted 1 base at 1 genomic stop codon), yielding MALLGLLVLLALTWPVGATWDTCRGTCGLRPMAFDHRSLVPENSQDSDYGSWDSFEDTSQDMGGTGVHPGAWPGVISIQATLDNGTWHMCSGALIHPQXVLTVASCLVRAGDISRWEVVIGATGLSQPGPEAELRHIRTLLLHQNYNSATARRNIALLELDKPMECSDYIQLGCVPDSSLAVPELKTCYIAGWRATPGSARSPRLVLQEAKVRLMDVQLCNSSRWYGGAVHPQDLCAGYPWGGIDTCQGDIGGPLVCKDNVGDYFWLVGLASWGRGCAGAKRPGVFTSTQHFHTWIQVQMGLLPPGTDVPPAEPFPLPPPEPEEEPEPDSDLSDLENPNPEPEDSTVISFQQQILGKFLNLVLELLQFLKG